In Mycobacterium gallinarum, a single window of DNA contains:
- a CDS encoding arsenate reductase ArsC, giving the protein MTDNITEITELTEITEHHLRSDLSIDQRLAMKTAAGQLQREFDGVFGVETIERFLHSSYDQFAGRATVPRFLPLLAERFARQRLRALARAEGKSGDGKPTVLFLCTHNAGRSQMALGFFTHLAGDRAVAWSGGSEPGELVNPAAVEAMAERDIDISGEYPKPWTDEIVRAADVIITMGCGDACPIFPGRRYEEWILEDPHGQDVAAVRPIRDEIERRVRALLTELEVPARA; this is encoded by the coding sequence ATGACCGACAACATCACTGAGATCACTGAGCTCACTGAGATCACTGAGCACCATCTCCGTAGCGATCTCTCCATCGACCAGCGTCTGGCGATGAAGACGGCGGCCGGCCAACTCCAGAGGGAATTCGACGGCGTGTTCGGGGTGGAAACCATCGAAAGGTTCCTGCACTCGTCCTATGACCAATTTGCCGGCCGGGCGACGGTGCCCCGTTTCCTTCCGTTGTTGGCCGAACGCTTTGCGCGGCAACGACTCCGCGCGCTCGCGCGGGCAGAGGGCAAATCGGGCGACGGAAAGCCGACCGTCCTGTTCCTGTGCACCCACAACGCCGGCCGGTCGCAGATGGCTTTGGGATTCTTCACTCACCTCGCCGGCGATCGGGCGGTCGCGTGGTCCGGGGGCTCCGAGCCAGGCGAGTTGGTCAACCCGGCAGCCGTCGAAGCCATGGCCGAGCGCGACATCGACATCTCGGGCGAATACCCCAAGCCGTGGACGGATGAAATCGTGAGGGCCGCGGACGTCATCATCACGATGGGCTGTGGCGACGCCTGCCCGATATTTCCGGGCCGCCGCTATGAGGAATGGATCCTCGAAGATCCACACGGACAAGACGTCGCCGCCGTACGTCCCATCCGTGACGAGATCGAGCGTCGGGTCCGAGCGCTGCTGACGGAACTCGAGGTGCCGGCTCGTGCGTGA
- a CDS encoding DUF4239 domain-containing protein, giving the protein MISQWLVANLSSWVLLLGIIVVVAGGAILIQVFVRRRFPGLKGEEHNDVIKFAFGVVGFVFAFFLGFVVSAMWGQIGDADGRARTEGAAGVQLARTVTVFDQPDEDRIRKALLEYQQAALVEWREIAQGGAYPDADEAFTRLYAAYEEVQARTDAQKTILSTSFGNLDSVGQARTQRLAQAQTDNGPPWSLWAVIWLTSGLLLACAIIYDVKKPATHYTMVAILGILVAVNLFLVAELSHPFIGEIGTSSEPLQQVIRQLS; this is encoded by the coding sequence ATGATTAGTCAATGGCTGGTGGCCAACCTTTCGTCGTGGGTGTTGTTGCTGGGAATCATTGTCGTCGTCGCGGGTGGAGCGATCCTCATTCAAGTATTTGTGCGCCGTCGTTTCCCCGGCCTCAAAGGTGAAGAGCACAACGATGTCATCAAGTTTGCTTTCGGGGTGGTCGGATTCGTGTTCGCGTTCTTCCTCGGCTTCGTCGTATCCGCCATGTGGGGACAGATCGGCGACGCGGACGGAAGAGCGCGTACCGAGGGGGCAGCGGGGGTGCAGCTTGCCAGAACTGTCACAGTGTTCGACCAGCCTGATGAAGATCGGATTCGAAAGGCGCTGCTCGAATACCAGCAGGCAGCGCTAGTCGAGTGGCGCGAAATCGCCCAGGGCGGCGCATACCCTGACGCGGACGAGGCTTTTACGCGACTGTATGCGGCCTATGAAGAAGTTCAAGCACGCACCGACGCGCAAAAGACAATACTTTCAACCTCTTTCGGCAATCTCGACAGCGTCGGGCAGGCACGTACACAGCGCTTGGCGCAAGCGCAAACTGATAATGGGCCGCCCTGGTCGCTGTGGGCGGTCATCTGGCTGACCAGCGGCCTGCTCCTGGCCTGCGCAATCATTTACGATGTCAAGAAACCCGCCACCCACTACACGATGGTTGCGATTCTGGGCATTTTGGTGGCTGTGAACCTGTTCCTCGTCGCGGAACTCTCACACCCATTCATCGGTGAAATCGGAACGTCCTCGGAACCACTGCAACAGGTCATCCGACAGTTGTCGTGA
- a CDS encoding ArsR family transcriptional regulator, with translation MSVDATSGLTQRTAVFAALSDPARLTIVDHLLNADASPSELRAMLSVPSNLLAHHLAVLKNAGVVRQTRSEADGRRTYLRLNHAALDGLLPSAHHRARRIVFVCTHNSARSQLAAAIWNRRSELPATSAGTNPAPQVHRGAVAAAKRFNLSMRAVKPRYLGDVLAIDDLVIAVCDNAHEELPAELPRIHWSISDPTRTAAASAFDGAVRELTARIDRLVPDVQPA, from the coding sequence ATGTCTGTTGATGCAACTTCCGGCTTAACTCAACGTACGGCGGTTTTCGCCGCACTATCCGATCCCGCCAGACTGACGATCGTCGACCACCTGCTGAATGCCGATGCGTCCCCGTCAGAACTGCGTGCGATGTTGTCAGTGCCCTCCAACCTGCTCGCGCATCACCTCGCCGTACTCAAGAACGCGGGGGTCGTACGACAGACCCGGTCAGAAGCCGACGGGCGACGGACGTACCTCAGGCTCAACCATGCGGCGCTCGACGGTCTGCTGCCATCAGCCCACCATCGTGCTCGTCGCATCGTGTTCGTCTGCACCCACAACTCCGCCCGCAGCCAGCTTGCCGCCGCAATCTGGAACCGGCGCAGCGAATTACCCGCTACCTCAGCCGGCACTAATCCCGCGCCCCAAGTGCATCGCGGCGCAGTTGCCGCCGCAAAACGCTTCAACTTGTCGATGCGCGCGGTCAAGCCGCGCTATCTAGGTGACGTCCTGGCCATCGACGACCTGGTGATCGCGGTGTGCGACAACGCGCATGAGGAGCTTCCCGCTGAACTACCCCGCATCCACTGGTCGATCAGCGATCCGACCCGCACCGCGGCCGCGTCCGCATTCGATGGTGCGGTACGGGAACTCACCGCCCGAATCGACCGCTTGGTCCCCGATGTTCAGCCCGCCTAG